Proteins co-encoded in one Myotis daubentonii chromosome 8, mMyoDau2.1, whole genome shotgun sequence genomic window:
- the DSTN gene encoding destrin isoform X1, with protein sequence MMGVDFLTGTAFQEHRAQASGVQVADEVCRIFYDMKVRKCSTPEEIKKRKKAVIFCLSADKKCIIVEEGKEILVGDVGVTITDPFKHFVGMLPEKDCRYALYDASFETKESRKEELMFFLWAPELAPLKSKMIYASSKDAIKKKFQGIKHECQANGPEDLNRACIAEKLGGSLIVAFEGCPV encoded by the exons GCCTCAGGAGTGCAAGTTGCTGATGAAGTATGTCGCATTTTTTATGACATGAAAGTTAGGAAGTGTTCCACACCAGAAGaaatcaagaaaagaaagaaggctgTCATTTTTTGTCTCAGTGCAGACAAAAAGTGCATCATTGTAGAAGAAGGCAAAGAGATCTTGGTTGGAGATGTTGGTGTAACCATAACTGATCCTTTCAAGCATTTTGTGGGAATGCTCCCAGAGAAAGATTGTCGCTATGCTTTGTATGATGCAAGCTTTGAAACCAAGGAATCCAGAAAAGAGGAGCTGATGTTTTTCTTATG GGCACCAGAACTAGCACctctgaaaagtaaaatgatctaTGCGAGCTCCAAGGatgcaattaaaaagaaatttcaag GCATAAAACACGAATGTCAAGCAAATGGGCCAGAAGACCTCAATCGGGCTTGTATTGCTGAAAAGCTAGGTGGATCCTTAATTGTAGCTTTTGAAGGATGCCCTGTGTAG
- the DSTN gene encoding destrin isoform X2, which yields MASGVQVADEVCRIFYDMKVRKCSTPEEIKKRKKAVIFCLSADKKCIIVEEGKEILVGDVGVTITDPFKHFVGMLPEKDCRYALYDASFETKESRKEELMFFLCFFIFGISLSRAPELAPLKSKMIYASSKDAIKKKFQGIKHECQANGPEDLNRACIAEKLGGSLIVAFEGCPV from the exons GCCTCAGGAGTGCAAGTTGCTGATGAAGTATGTCGCATTTTTTATGACATGAAAGTTAGGAAGTGTTCCACACCAGAAGaaatcaagaaaagaaagaaggctgTCATTTTTTGTCTCAGTGCAGACAAAAAGTGCATCATTGTAGAAGAAGGCAAAGAGATCTTGGTTGGAGATGTTGGTGTAACCATAACTGATCCTTTCAAGCATTTTGTGGGAATGCTCCCAGAGAAAGATTGTCGCTATGCTTTGTATGATGCAAGCTTTGAAACCAAGGAATCCAGAAAAGAGGAGCTGATGTTTTTCTTATG TTTTTTCATTTTTGGCATCTCTTTATCCAGGGCACCAGAACTAGCACctctgaaaagtaaaatgatctaTGCGAGCTCCAAGGatgcaattaaaaagaaatttcaag GCATAAAACACGAATGTCAAGCAAATGGGCCAGAAGACCTCAATCGGGCTTGTATTGCTGAAAAGCTAGGTGGATCCTTAATTGTAGCTTTTGAAGGATGCCCTGTGTAG